The following proteins are encoded in a genomic region of Deinococcus betulae:
- a CDS encoding DUF4158 domain-containing protein — translation MPVEFLTDEQAARYGQFDGNPTPEQLAQYFTLSEQDHALVAQRRRKHNTLGFEVQLCTLRFLGTFLTDPLRVPLVAVKHVAQQLRLPVKVFSKYGRREETRGEHQRLIRDYLAYQTFNGFQAVRLIRWLFAQLALGNPRPIELFDGATAYLEKHRIILPGVTVLARLIARVRERHAVRTFEGLSQRLTDH, via the coding sequence ATGCCCGTTGAATTCCTGACCGATGAGCAGGCCGCCCGTTACGGCCAGTTTGATGGTAATCCGACACCAGAGCAACTGGCCCAGTACTTCACCCTCAGCGAGCAGGATCACGCTTTGGTTGCCCAGCGCCGCCGCAAGCACAACACGCTGGGCTTTGAGGTACAACTCTGCACCTTGCGGTTTCTGGGCACCTTCCTGACCGATCCTCTTCGAGTGCCGCTCGTCGCGGTCAAGCACGTGGCCCAGCAACTCCGATTGCCCGTCAAAGTGTTCAGCAAATACGGTCGCCGCGAGGAGACCCGTGGAGAACATCAGCGCCTCATTCGTGACTATCTGGCCTACCAGACCTTCAATGGGTTTCAGGCGGTTCGTCTCATCCGCTGGCTGTTCGCCCAGCTGGCGTTGGGGAACCCACGCCCCATTGAGCTGTTTGACGGGGCCACCGCTTACTTGGAAAAGCACAGAATCATTCTGCCCGGCGTCACGGTGCTGGCCCGTTTGATCGCTCGGGTGCGCGAACGGCACGCCGTTCGTACCTTTGAGGGACTGAGTCAGCGGCTGACAGACCACTAG
- a CDS encoding CheR family methyltransferase yields MDFTSSSVSRDRAHPRALRKAYGFEDSIMSDERPVTTAPTLLPTEPVGTLTTRPTIIVGIGGSAGALDGYERFFLSLPQGSGMAFVVVPHLDPHHQGLMPDILQRCTSMPIVLIEDGLAAQPDQVYVLPPGHSLTIMNGILLLDDLELAKGKVIDHFLESLAADQGERGVGIILSGMGRDGTRGVQAIREHFGLVLVQDPQTAEYPSMPRSAAETQLANDVLPAEELAPRLYTFVTQKAALRTEDVSNEGGQPGAPLQKILRLVRVRTGHDFTRYKRSTLVRRIDRRMKSHRLEDITAYLRLLQDSPEEIQALFQDFTINVTSFFRDVEAFDELKEHLRDYIPAHKQEMDNVRVWVAGCSTGEEAYSVAIVLHELMEELKDERAFKVQVFATDIDPEAIEKARTALYPREIEYVVSPARLQRAFHKQDGGYQVRPEIRNLVTFAIHNTFGDPPFTRLDLLCCRNMLIYLSSELQAEIMSVFHFALRSGGLLFLGASETVGRDRDHFSPLNLRWKIHQRGDGVSAALPVGQVFSTNSLVPSPPRSVAPPRPARTENVAQLAQGLLLAQHVPPAVMVGESGEILFVHGPTARYLELPAGTVLTNVFEMARGNLRYELPAAVRQAISERREVVRAGVPVEVEGLLRTVDLTVRPVPGLMPGLLLIEFQERPEGGAVPTPPDQADPMLTLQRELQYSKETLQATVEEMGVSMEELRSANEELQTTNEELQSTNEELTTSKEELQSLNEELTTINAEHHRVIHDLAQANDDLKNLLDSAGIATVFLDNALKIKRFTPQISQVINLMPVDVGRPISDISVNLQYEFLARDIARVLDTLEVFEAQVQTRDGLWYLMRITPYRTSDNFIDGVVVAFTNIHLVKSLEQQVQDTAAYAEQVLNSLHDPLLILDNDLRVLTANRALLSLLHASWAQVKGERVYNLGNFALDTPELIGLLHDVVATEEGVVDRVIDLQLPHLGRRRMKVEVEPIVSDDRAGVLLLLKLEDVTALLRRAAVEGEDLTGDAQEPGSDS; encoded by the coding sequence GTGGACTTCACTTCGTCCTCAGTTTCCCGGGACCGCGCTCACCCGAGGGCACTGCGAAAAGCCTATGGTTTCGAGGATTCGATCATGTCAGATGAACGTCCAGTCACCACCGCACCTACACTCCTGCCAACCGAGCCAGTGGGTACTCTGACCACGCGGCCTACCATTATCGTGGGCATCGGCGGGTCAGCGGGGGCACTCGACGGCTACGAGCGCTTCTTCCTCAGCCTCCCACAGGGAAGCGGCATGGCGTTCGTGGTGGTGCCTCATCTCGACCCGCACCACCAAGGCTTGATGCCCGATATTCTGCAACGCTGTACGTCCATGCCCATTGTTCTCATTGAGGACGGTTTGGCGGCCCAGCCTGATCAGGTATACGTGCTTCCACCCGGCCACAGCCTCACCATTATGAACGGCATCTTGCTTCTCGACGACCTCGAGCTGGCGAAGGGCAAGGTCATCGACCATTTTCTAGAGTCGCTCGCCGCCGACCAGGGCGAGCGTGGCGTCGGCATCATCCTATCGGGGATGGGCCGTGACGGGACGCGCGGCGTGCAGGCCATCCGGGAACACTTCGGCCTGGTGCTGGTGCAAGACCCCCAGACAGCGGAGTATCCCAGCATGCCGCGCAGCGCTGCCGAAACGCAGCTCGCCAACGACGTGCTCCCCGCTGAGGAACTGGCTCCCAGGCTCTATACCTTCGTGACCCAGAAGGCGGCGTTACGCACGGAAGACGTGTCAAACGAGGGCGGCCAGCCGGGTGCGCCGCTTCAAAAGATCCTGCGCCTCGTGCGGGTCCGCACTGGCCATGACTTCACCCGCTACAAGCGCAGCACGCTGGTGCGGCGCATTGACCGCCGGATGAAAAGCCACCGTCTGGAGGACATCACCGCGTACCTGAGACTTCTTCAGGACTCCCCAGAAGAGATTCAGGCATTGTTTCAGGACTTCACCATCAACGTCACGAGCTTTTTCCGCGACGTCGAAGCCTTTGACGAACTCAAGGAGCATTTGCGGGACTACATCCCGGCCCACAAGCAGGAGATGGACAATGTCCGGGTGTGGGTGGCAGGCTGTTCAACCGGCGAGGAGGCGTACTCGGTTGCCATCGTGCTGCACGAACTGATGGAGGAACTGAAGGACGAGAGGGCCTTCAAGGTGCAGGTCTTCGCCACAGATATCGACCCGGAAGCCATTGAAAAGGCCCGTACTGCGCTCTACCCCCGCGAGATCGAGTACGTCGTCTCGCCAGCGCGACTGCAGCGCGCCTTTCACAAGCAAGACGGCGGGTATCAGGTGCGCCCGGAAATCCGGAATCTGGTGACGTTCGCCATTCACAACACCTTCGGGGATCCCCCTTTTACGCGGCTGGACCTGTTGTGTTGCCGCAACATGCTGATCTACCTGTCATCCGAGTTGCAGGCCGAGATCATGTCGGTGTTTCACTTTGCTCTCCGCTCGGGGGGCCTGCTGTTCCTGGGGGCGAGCGAGACGGTCGGTCGGGACCGGGATCACTTCAGCCCCCTGAACCTGCGCTGGAAAATCCACCAGCGTGGCGACGGCGTGTCCGCCGCGTTGCCAGTCGGTCAGGTGTTCAGCACCAACAGTCTGGTTCCTTCTCCTCCCCGAAGCGTGGCGCCGCCGCGTCCCGCTCGAACGGAAAATGTGGCGCAACTCGCGCAGGGTCTGCTGCTCGCCCAGCACGTGCCGCCGGCCGTCATGGTGGGAGAGTCGGGCGAGATCCTATTTGTCCACGGCCCCACCGCCCGTTACCTGGAACTGCCGGCGGGAACGGTGCTGACCAACGTCTTCGAGATGGCGCGCGGAAACCTGCGCTACGAACTCCCCGCCGCCGTGCGGCAGGCCATTTCGGAACGCCGGGAGGTGGTGCGGGCGGGCGTCCCCGTTGAGGTGGAGGGATTGCTCCGTACGGTGGACCTCACGGTACGTCCGGTGCCGGGACTCATGCCCGGCCTCCTGCTGATTGAGTTTCAGGAGCGGCCGGAGGGAGGGGCGGTGCCGACCCCACCAGACCAGGCCGACCCAATGCTGACCTTACAACGTGAGCTTCAGTACAGTAAGGAAACGTTGCAGGCCACTGTTGAAGAGATGGGCGTGTCCATGGAGGAACTCCGGAGCGCCAACGAGGAACTTCAGACGACCAACGAGGAGCTTCAGAGCACCAACGAGGAACTCACCACCTCCAAGGAAGAGCTTCAGTCCCTCAACGAGGAACTCACCACCATTAACGCGGAGCACCACCGCGTGATTCACGACCTCGCCCAGGCCAACGACGACCTGAAGAACCTGCTCGACAGCGCAGGCATCGCCACGGTGTTCCTGGACAACGCCCTCAAGATCAAGCGCTTCACCCCGCAGATCTCGCAGGTCATCAACCTGATGCCGGTGGATGTGGGACGGCCTATCAGCGACATCAGCGTCAACTTGCAGTATGAATTCCTCGCGCGCGACATTGCCCGGGTGCTGGACACCCTGGAGGTCTTCGAGGCGCAGGTCCAGACGCGGGACGGATTGTGGTACCTGATGCGGATCACCCCCTACCGTACTTCAGACAACTTCATCGACGGCGTGGTGGTGGCGTTTACCAACATCCACCTCGTCAAGTCTCTGGAGCAGCAGGTTCAGGACACGGCTGCCTACGCCGAGCAGGTCCTGAACAGCCTCCACGATCCCCTGCTGATTCTGGATAACGACTTGCGGGTTCTGACCGCTAACCGCGCCCTGCTGAGCCTGTTGCATGCCAGTTGGGCGCAAGTCAAGGGTGAGCGCGTATATAACCTGGGCAACTTCGCGCTGGATACGCCGGAGCTGATCGGCCTGCTGCACGACGTCGTCGCCACAGAAGAAGGGGTCGTGGACCGGGTCATCGACCTCCAGTTGCCCCATCTAGGCAGGCGCAGGATGAAGGTTGAGGTGGAACCCATCGTGAGCGATGACCGGGCAGGTGTCCTGCTGTTGCTCAAGCTCGAAGACGTGACGGCCTTGCTCCGCCGTGCGGCAGTGGAAGGCGAGGATCTCACCGGAGACGCGCAGGAACCTGGGAGTGATTCTTGA
- a CDS encoding chemotaxis protein CheB, translated as MNGRSESVTGPPLVVIGGSAGALGGLLDLAGGLPNDFPAALLVVVHIPPDQPSVLPELLNRAGPLPAKAAEDGEQLQGGHIYVAPPDHHLLARHTTLQLSRGPRENRSRPSIDVLFRSAAYSFGPRAAGLILSGMQDDGTSGLWAIKQFGGTAIVQRPEEAQYQDMPLSAVRQVEVDDILPVHEIASRLVAWADTLGTREVKVSVDQTERRRLGLELGIAGEEASFEAGILNHGPLSPFTCPECHGVMMQIKEGRLTRFRCHTGHAFTSGTLISGVRQMVEDSMWSTVRALDEQVMLLAHLGKHLREAGQPDEADHLHQETQEATERMRLLRRVALRQEPLA; from the coding sequence GTGAATGGCCGCTCCGAAAGCGTGACCGGGCCGCCATTGGTGGTCATCGGCGGCTCCGCTGGGGCACTGGGTGGCCTGTTGGACCTGGCGGGAGGGTTGCCGAATGACTTTCCGGCGGCCCTTTTGGTGGTCGTGCACATTCCTCCAGATCAGCCGAGTGTCCTGCCCGAATTGTTGAATCGGGCAGGACCTCTGCCCGCAAAGGCCGCCGAGGACGGCGAGCAGTTGCAGGGGGGGCACATCTACGTTGCGCCTCCAGACCATCACCTGCTGGCCCGGCACACCACCCTTCAACTCTCACGTGGGCCGCGCGAGAACCGCTCCCGGCCGAGCATCGACGTGCTGTTTCGCTCGGCGGCCTACAGCTTTGGACCGCGCGCAGCGGGCCTCATCCTGTCCGGTATGCAGGACGACGGAACATCCGGCCTCTGGGCGATCAAGCAGTTCGGCGGAACGGCCATCGTCCAGCGCCCGGAGGAAGCCCAGTATCAGGACATGCCGCTCAGTGCCGTGCGGCAGGTTGAGGTGGACGACATCCTGCCCGTGCATGAGATCGCTTCCCGACTCGTTGCCTGGGCGGACACCCTGGGCACCAGAGAGGTGAAAGTCAGCGTGGATCAAACGGAACGCAGGCGTCTGGGCCTTGAACTGGGCATCGCGGGCGAGGAGGCTTCCTTTGAGGCGGGCATCTTGAATCATGGTCCGCTCTCGCCCTTTACCTGTCCGGAGTGCCACGGGGTGATGATGCAGATCAAGGAAGGTCGCCTCACCCGCTTTCGCTGCCACACCGGGCATGCCTTTACCTCCGGCACGTTGATCTCCGGGGTACGTCAGATGGTGGAGGACTCGATGTGGTCCACCGTACGCGCGCTCGATGAGCAGGTAATGCTGCTGGCACACCTAGGCAAACACCTCCGGGAGGCCGGGCAGCCCGATGAAGCCGACCACTTGCATCAGGAGACCCAGGAAGCCACGGAACGCATGCGCTTGCTGCGCCGCGTCGCCCTGCGGCAGGAACCTCTAGCGTAA
- a CDS encoding sensor histidine kinase encodes MSREPEGTDDLREQAERELQTQPPVTLPSVPNDPEQLLRELQQERQELQVHQIELRLQNDELVRTNAELEEARQEYQELFDHAPVGYLTLDGAGSVQRVNLTLCRMLGVERARLLNRRFSAFLDPASISTFTLFLRRMMEHSGPRTAELWLVSAAGTRFAAQIEGEAVQRSGERGPHARLTVTDITPQRQAQDEVLRLNASLEERVKQRTQRVLELNGELETFVYAVTHDLQTPLRHIRSFIGLLVEQYQPLGAEQERYAQHVEHSVDRMEQQLSTLLTFFRTGQGRLRFQEVKLDSVMQEVRRDFAADLEGRDVQLTVDALPTVHGNSLALQLVFANLLGNALKFTRGRAPARISVFARENEREFILGVRDNGVGFNMRQKDRLFAVFQRLHRQGEFEGSGVGLALVRRVVHRHGGRTWAEGKVGEGATFWVSLPRTPQREDLA; translated from the coding sequence GTGAGCAGAGAACCCGAAGGTACCGACGACCTGCGTGAACAGGCGGAACGTGAACTTCAGACGCAGCCGCCCGTCACGTTGCCTTCCGTGCCCAATGATCCGGAGCAATTACTGCGGGAACTTCAGCAGGAGCGCCAGGAGTTGCAGGTCCATCAGATCGAACTGCGTCTCCAAAACGACGAACTCGTCCGGACCAATGCCGAGCTGGAGGAGGCCCGACAGGAGTATCAGGAGCTGTTCGATCATGCCCCTGTTGGCTACTTGACGCTCGACGGGGCGGGCAGCGTTCAGCGCGTGAATCTCACGCTGTGCCGGATGCTGGGCGTGGAGCGGGCCCGGCTACTGAACCGGCGGTTCTCTGCGTTCCTCGACCCGGCGAGCATCAGCACCTTTACACTATTCCTGCGGCGGATGATGGAGCACTCCGGGCCCCGGACCGCCGAACTCTGGCTGGTTAGTGCGGCCGGCACCCGCTTCGCAGCCCAGATTGAGGGCGAGGCGGTGCAGCGTTCTGGGGAGCGCGGCCCGCACGCCCGCCTGACTGTTACCGACATCACGCCGCAGCGCCAGGCCCAGGACGAGGTGCTACGGCTCAACGCGTCACTGGAGGAGCGGGTCAAGCAGCGAACTCAGCGGGTTCTGGAACTTAACGGGGAGTTAGAGACGTTCGTGTACGCCGTGACCCACGACCTGCAAACGCCCCTGCGGCACATCCGCAGCTTTATAGGTCTGCTCGTGGAACAGTACCAGCCTCTGGGAGCGGAGCAGGAACGTTACGCGCAGCACGTCGAGCATTCGGTGGACCGTATGGAGCAGCAACTCAGCACGCTGTTGACCTTTTTCCGTACGGGGCAGGGACGCCTACGCTTTCAGGAGGTCAAGCTCGACTCCGTGATGCAGGAGGTCCGCAGGGACTTTGCGGCGGACTTGGAAGGCCGTGATGTGCAGCTGACAGTCGACGCGCTGCCCACCGTGCACGGCAACAGCCTCGCCTTGCAGCTCGTGTTTGCGAACCTGCTGGGCAACGCCCTCAAATTCACGCGAGGCCGCGCCCCTGCCCGCATCAGCGTGTTTGCCCGTGAGAACGAGCGCGAGTTCATTCTCGGCGTGCGTGACAACGGAGTGGGGTTTAACATGCGTCAGAAAGACCGGCTGTTCGCCGTGTTTCAGCGGCTCCACCGCCAGGGGGAGTTCGAGGGCAGTGGCGTGGGGCTGGCGCTGGTCCGGCGGGTGGTTCACCGGCACGGCGGGCGTACCTGGGCGGAGGGTAAGGTGGGCGAGGGAGCCACCTTCTGGGTGAGTCTGCCCCGAACTCCCCAGAGGGAGGACCTGGCGTGA
- a CDS encoding acyltransferase family protein, which produces MSRLLQVSHGSAAPTRHIASLDALRGLAALAVVFFHLSLIAQQSLDSHQQGLQTALQTLRLTPLFVFFAGSESVLVFFILSGFVLYLMLSGRAMPYTVYVRRRLLRLYPPYLVAVLISVVLVGLLGGHHAPGFGSWVNSVWQRPPDFITLLHHVLVIGNPDTEPYNFVLWSLVQEMQISLIFPLLYAAVLRFKPAGVLAGCLCLSVLANVLALILAHTSPALAYLLTPYLDSLHYLIFFAAGALMARRSATLGRWYGALSIWRKLLLIAGGLACYTYGHLLMVHFGIASRIGDLLILPGAFMLVLLFSHSQRVIQLSQHPAPQFLGRISYSLYLYHGVILLAVVFGLGRHLALVPLLLLALILIFPVCTLAYSAVEQPAIQWSRRGARRSVVPPASN; this is translated from the coding sequence ATGTCTCGTCTCCTTCAGGTATCACACGGCAGCGCCGCACCCACACGCCATATTGCGTCCCTTGATGCCCTCCGGGGCCTGGCCGCTTTAGCGGTGGTGTTCTTTCATCTCTCACTGATTGCACAGCAAAGTCTGGATTCTCATCAGCAAGGACTACAGACAGCGTTGCAAACGCTTCGCCTGACCCCCCTGTTTGTCTTTTTTGCCGGGTCCGAATCCGTACTGGTGTTTTTTATCCTCAGCGGGTTTGTGCTGTACCTGATGCTCAGTGGCCGGGCCATGCCGTACACAGTTTATGTTCGGCGCCGGCTGCTGCGCCTGTATCCGCCGTACCTCGTGGCGGTGCTGATCAGTGTGGTGCTGGTTGGGCTGCTTGGGGGTCACCACGCCCCAGGCTTTGGCAGCTGGGTCAACAGCGTGTGGCAACGGCCGCCGGACTTCATCACCTTGCTGCACCACGTCCTGGTGATTGGCAATCCAGACACCGAGCCGTACAACTTCGTGCTGTGGTCTCTGGTGCAGGAAATGCAGATCAGCCTGATCTTCCCTCTGCTGTACGCTGCAGTACTGCGGTTTAAACCTGCCGGGGTGCTGGCGGGCTGCCTGTGCCTCAGCGTCCTTGCCAACGTTCTGGCCCTCATCCTGGCCCACACGTCACCAGCGCTGGCGTACCTACTCACCCCTTACCTCGACTCTCTGCATTACCTGATCTTCTTCGCTGCTGGCGCCCTGATGGCCCGGCGCAGCGCCACTCTGGGCCGCTGGTACGGCGCCCTGTCCATCTGGCGCAAACTGCTGCTGATTGCTGGAGGGCTGGCCTGCTATACCTACGGCCACCTGCTCATGGTTCACTTTGGTATCGCGTCCCGCATCGGGGATCTGCTGATCCTGCCCGGCGCCTTCATGCTGGTGCTGCTGTTTTCGCACTCACAACGGGTCATTCAGCTGTCCCAGCACCCCGCGCCGCAGTTTCTGGGCCGCATCTCCTACAGCCTGTACCTGTACCACGGCGTCATCCTGCTGGCGGTGGTGTTCGGCCTGGGCCGTCACCTCGCCCTGGTGCCGTTGCTGCTGCTGGCGCTGATCCTGATTTTTCCTGTGTGTACCCTCGCTTACTCCGCCGTTGAACAGCCGGCTATTCAGTGGAGCCGACGGGGCGCCCGGCGGTCAGTGGTTCCGCCTGCCTCTAATTAA
- a CDS encoding chemotaxis protein CheB: MVSAPIVVVGASAGGIEALQALVAGLPHDFPAAVCVVLHLNASTPSALPDILSRAGPLPAHHPSDGEAIRPGCIYVAPPDHHLLVDGDRLGIKKGPKESRFRPAVDALFRSAAHTRAPNVIGVVLSGVLDDGTSGLWNIKRLGGLAVVQDPAEAAFSDMPRHALEQVEVDYQARARDMGALLARLIRDSAPAQTEVDMSEQERGRLKMEVQMAAEGPESPASVGRLGPYTPFTCPECHGAMVQIQEEEALRFRCHTGHGYTAHALLAELSESIEDKLYQTQRVMEESFLLLERLGQRLPGARAEALLNQAQLLEQRANLLHRLVLTYTPLADAEPLPE, from the coding sequence ATGGTTTCTGCTCCCATCGTCGTCGTCGGCGCATCTGCCGGCGGCATCGAAGCCCTTCAAGCCCTGGTCGCCGGACTCCCACACGATTTTCCAGCGGCGGTCTGCGTCGTGCTGCACCTGAATGCCTCCACCCCCAGCGCCCTCCCAGACATCCTCAGCCGGGCTGGGCCGCTTCCTGCGCACCATCCCTCCGACGGAGAGGCCATTCGCCCCGGCTGCATCTACGTCGCGCCCCCGGACCACCACCTGCTGGTCGATGGGGACAGGCTGGGTATCAAGAAAGGCCCCAAGGAAAGCCGCTTCCGACCAGCGGTCGACGCCTTATTCCGCTCTGCCGCACATACCCGCGCGCCGAACGTGATCGGCGTGGTGCTCTCCGGCGTGCTCGACGACGGCACCTCGGGCCTCTGGAACATCAAACGGCTGGGCGGCCTGGCAGTCGTGCAAGATCCCGCAGAGGCCGCCTTCAGTGATATGCCCCGTCACGCCCTCGAACAGGTGGAAGTGGATTATCAGGCCCGTGCTCGGGACATGGGCGCTCTCCTCGCCCGGCTGATTCGGGACTCTGCCCCTGCGCAGACAGAGGTTGACATGAGCGAACAGGAACGGGGACGCCTCAAAATGGAAGTCCAGATGGCCGCCGAGGGACCGGAGTCTCCAGCAAGCGTGGGGCGCCTCGGGCCTTACACCCCGTTTACCTGCCCGGAATGTCACGGTGCCATGGTGCAGATTCAGGAGGAGGAGGCGCTGCGCTTCCGGTGTCACACCGGGCATGGTTACACGGCGCACGCCCTGCTGGCCGAGCTGTCCGAGAGCATTGAGGACAAGCTCTACCAGACACAGCGGGTGATGGAGGAAAGCTTTCTGTTGCTGGAGCGGCTGGGCCAACGGCTGCCGGGCGCGCGGGCGGAGGCCCTACTGAACCAAGCCCAGCTCCTTGAGCAGCGGGCGAACCTCCTACACCGTCTGGTGCTCACCTACACGCCCTTGGCAGATGCAGAACCCTTACCAGAGTGA
- a CDS encoding alpha/beta hydrolase, with protein sequence MSLPPSATPRRRSRLPWVLLGLGVAVTGLLSTGWHFADALVWAPAVRRRVPRTRVLGVLDDGQPPRLLLTRNPATIRPGVLGLEWDDPAGVRFLAQLGPTLEQTRRTVTRAVEWQEAALLPGQEVRPSTVGLGTPASRGLPYEDVLVPAEHGLMPAWLVPGGPGGGAAGTDWVIVTHGYKGLRQDALRILPTFARLGLSSLTITYRNAHGAPRTRQGVYRLSAEEWQDLEAAVRYAREHGARRVLLMGFSMGGGITLAFLRYSALAPLIRGVILDSPPLEWRSLIRHYARRYRLLPLAGLVEWLTVFKSGQDFDAIDHHSVMYRFTTPMLLFHGSADRTVPVAHVERLAHARPDIVEYHRFEGAEHVRPWNINPERYEQVLTRFVRRVLPDEEL encoded by the coding sequence GTGAGTCTTCCGCCTTCTGCCACGCCGCGCCGCCGTTCACGTCTGCCCTGGGTCCTGCTGGGACTGGGTGTGGCGGTGACCGGGCTGCTCAGCACGGGCTGGCACTTCGCTGATGCCCTCGTGTGGGCTCCGGCGGTGCGTCGCCGCGTACCCCGAACCCGTGTACTCGGCGTTCTGGATGATGGGCAGCCCCCCAGACTCCTTCTGACCCGCAACCCGGCCACCATTCGTCCCGGGGTCCTGGGGCTGGAGTGGGACGATCCTGCAGGCGTCCGGTTCCTTGCCCAACTCGGACCCACACTGGAGCAGACCCGGCGCACCGTCACCCGCGCCGTGGAGTGGCAGGAAGCGGCGCTGCTCCCAGGTCAGGAGGTGCGGCCCAGCACGGTGGGCTTGGGCACCCCTGCCTCGCGCGGCCTGCCATACGAGGACGTGCTCGTTCCGGCAGAACACGGCCTCATGCCCGCCTGGCTGGTGCCCGGAGGCCCGGGCGGTGGGGCGGCGGGCACCGACTGGGTGATCGTGACCCACGGCTACAAGGGCCTGCGGCAGGACGCCCTGCGCATTCTGCCCACCTTCGCCCGGCTGGGGTTGTCGAGCCTGACCATCACCTACCGCAACGCCCACGGCGCGCCCCGCACCCGGCAGGGCGTGTACCGCCTCAGCGCCGAGGAGTGGCAGGACCTGGAGGCGGCGGTACGGTACGCCCGTGAGCACGGCGCGCGCCGCGTGCTGCTGATGGGCTTTAGCATGGGAGGCGGAATTACACTGGCCTTTTTGCGCTACAGCGCCCTGGCTCCCCTAATTCGCGGCGTGATTCTGGACTCGCCGCCGCTGGAGTGGCGCTCCCTGATTCGCCACTACGCCCGGCGCTACCGTCTGCTGCCCCTCGCTGGACTGGTGGAGTGGCTGACGGTGTTCAAGAGCGGGCAGGACTTCGACGCCATCGACCACCACAGCGTCATGTACCGCTTCACCACCCCGATGCTGCTGTTTCACGGCAGCGCGGACCGCACGGTGCCCGTGGCGCATGTGGAACGGCTGGCCCATGCCCGGCCCGACATCGTGGAGTACCACCGTTTCGAGGGGGCAGAGCACGTCCGGCCCTGGAACATCAATCCGGAGCGCTACGAGCAGGTGCTCACCCGCTTCGTACGCCGGGTCCTACCCGATGAGGAACTTTAG